A genomic window from Lycium barbarum isolate Lr01 chromosome 4, ASM1917538v2, whole genome shotgun sequence includes:
- the LOC132638012 gene encoding uncharacterized protein LOC132638012, whose translation MANTGKFSIKCVYVLFTPQFPKVNWKSLTMVQGEIPKHQFILWMAIQERLATVDRLEKWGIQVPPDCVLCNTKEMETFTHLFFDCAYARSMWKSLLQCLGMMRQITTWETEIQWLSSRVKQGKAGTHIIGWLFGACVYHV comes from the coding sequence ATGGCAAATACTGGAAAATTCAGCATTAAATGTGTTTATGTGTTATTCACTCCTCAATTTCCAAAAGTCAATTGGAAGAGCTTAACTATGGTTCAAGGGGAAATACCAAAGCATCAATTTATACTCTGGATGGCTATACAAGAAAGGTTGGCTACGGTGGACAGGCTAGAAAAATGGGGCATTCAGGTGCCTCCAGACTGTGTGTTATGCAATACAAAAGAGATGGAAACTTTCACTCACTTGTTCTTTGATTGTGCATATGCTAGGAGTATGTGGAAGTCACTTTTACAATGTTTGGGAATGATGAGACAGATTACAACATGGGAGACTGAGATTCAATGGCTGTCTAGTAGGGTGAAACAAGGCAAAGCTGGAACACATATAATAGGATGGCTCTTTGGTGCTTGTGTTTATCATGTTTAG
- the LOC132636932 gene encoding ethylene-responsive transcription factor ERF017-like, which yields MVKPNKKDMSEFSPSSSSSSSSSYRGVRKRKWGKWVSEVRLPNSRERIWLGSYDTPEKAARAFDAALFCLRGKSANFNFPENPPEIVNGQSMTRSEIQAAAARFANTDSDPRVNPREHSDHSSSSSEMFRAESPSVSVSDRMESEKTEMTLDNGFMDMFNSMGTANDMSNFGIFPGFDDLSSEFCVPPTMPNLESEEENYLNYDGFQSHGSSFLWNF from the coding sequence ATGGTGAAACCCAATAAAAAAGATATGTCTGAATTTTCGCCTTCGTCGTCGTCGTCGTCCTCATCATCGTATAGAGGAGTAAGAAAGAGGAAATGGGGAAAATGGGTTTCAGAAGTTAGATTACCAAACAGTAGAGAAAGAATTTGGTTGGGTTCTTATGATACACCAGAAAAAGCTGCAAGGGCATTTGATGCAGCACTTTTTTGTTTAAGGGGTAAAAGTGCAAATTTTAATTTCCCGGAAAATCCCCCAGAAATAGTTAACGGACAGTCAATGACACGTTCGGAGATACAAGCGGCGGCGGCCCGGTTCGCGAATACTGATTCGGATCCACGTGTCAACCCGAGAGAGCATTCGGATCATTCATCGTCATCTTCTGAAATGTTTcgagcagagtcgccatctgtttcTGTTTCTGATAGGATGGAAAGTGAAAAGACTGAAATGACCCTGGATAATGGATTTATGGACATGTTTAATTCGATGGGGACAGCTAATGACATGTCCAATTTTGGAATTTTCCCGGGTTTTGATGATTTATCTAGTGAATTTTGTGTACCACCAACAATGCCTAATTTGGAATCAGAAGAAGAGAACTATCTCAACTATGATGGTTTTCAATCACATGGGTCTTCATttctttggaatttttga
- the LOC132638809 gene encoding diphthamide biosynthesis protein 3-like has product MSYDDVEIEDMEWNNELQAFTYPCPCGDLFQITKEELKIGEEIARCPSCSLYITVIYNLEDFLGESKKHVEPSKQQPVAVA; this is encoded by the coding sequence ATGTCGTACGATGACGTGGAGATTGAGGACATGGAGTGGAACAATGAGCTTCAAGCTTTCACATATCCTTGTCCATGCGGTGACTTGTTTCAGATCACAAAGGAAGAGTTGAAGATTGGTGAAGAAATCGCTCGATGCCCTAGTTGTTCCCTTTATATTACTGTTATTTATAATCTCGAAGATTTCCTCGGAGAATCCAAGAAACATGTTGAGCCTTCGAAACAGCAGCCTGTTGCTGTCGCTTGA